Proteins encoded within one genomic window of Pithys albifrons albifrons isolate INPA30051 chromosome 9, PitAlb_v1, whole genome shotgun sequence:
- the CDK1 gene encoding cyclin-dependent kinase 1 has translation MDDYIKIEKIGEGTYGVVYKSRHKTTGQVVAMKKIRLESEEEGVPSTAIREISLLKELKHPNIVCLQDVLMQDSRLYLVFEFLSMDLKKYLDSIPSGQYLERSRVKSYLYQILQGIVFCHSRRVLHRDLKPQNLLIDDKGVIKLADFGLARAFGIPVRVYTHEIVTLWYRSPEVLLGSVRYSTPVDIWSIGTIFAELATKKPLFHGDSEIDQIFRIFRALGTPNNDVWPDVESLQDYKNTFPKWKPVSLETHVKNLDKDGLDLLAKMLVYDPAKRISGKMALNHPYFDDLDKSTLPAGLIKK, from the exons ATGGATGATTACATAAAAATAGAGAAGATTGGGGAAG GTACCTATGGTGTTGTGTATAAAAGTCGTCACAAAACCACAGGCCAGGTGGTTGCAATGAAGAAAATACGCCTAGAAAGTGAGGAGGAAGGTGTTCCAAGTACTGCTATCCGAgaaatttctttattaaaagagCTGAAGCATCCCAATATAGTCTG TCTTCAGGATGTTCTTATGCAGGATTCCAGACTGTACCTTGTCTTTGAATTCCTTTCCATGGATCTCAAGAAATACTTGGATAGTATTCCATCTGGCCAATACTTGGAGCGTTCACGTGTTAAG AGCTACTTGTACCAAATCTTGCAAGGTATTGTCTTCTGCCACTCAAGAAGAGTTCTGCACAGAGACTTGAAACCTCAGAATCTCTTAATAGATGATAAGGGCGTGATTAAACTGGCAGACTTTGGATTGGCTCGAGCCTTTGGAATTCCAGTACGGGTCTACACTCATGAG ATCGTGACACTGTGGTACAGGTCtccagaggtgctgctgggatCTGTTCGTTACTCTACTCCTGTAGATATATGGAGCATAGGGACCATATTTGCTGAGCTGGCAACTAAAAAACCACTTTTCCATGGGGATTCAGAGATTGACCAGATCTTCAGAATCTTCAG AGCTTTAGGGACTCCCAACAATGATGTTTGGCCTGATGTGGAATCCCTGCAAGACTATAAGAACACATTCCCCAAATGGAAACCTGTCAGCCTTGAAACACATGTCAAAAACTTGGATAAAGATGGACTCGATCTGCTGGCT aaaatgtTAGTTTATGATCCTGCAAAAAGAATTTCTGGCAAAATGGCCTTGAACCATCCATATTTTGATGACTTGGACAAATCCACTCTTCCTGCTGGTCTGATTAAGAAATAA